A single window of Halobacillus naozhouensis DNA harbors:
- the gcvPB gene encoding aminomethyl-transferring glycine dehydrogenase subunit GcvPB has product MANQDFPLIFELSQESRTGFSLPELDVPETNVEEQLGEAYIRKNEPDLPEVSELQIMRHYTALSKRNHGVDSGFYPLGSCTMKYNPKMNEDVARLAGFSHIHPYQAPETVQGALGLMYDLQTTLAEITGMDTVTLQPAAGAHGEWTGLMMIRAFHEGNGDFQRTKVIVPDSAHGTNPASATVAGFEAVTVKTNERGLVDLEDLKRVVDEKTAALMLTNPNTLGLFEEDIEEMAAIIHDAGGKLYYDGANLNAIMSYARPGDMGFDVVHLNLHKTFTGPHGGGGPGSGPVGVTAEFEPFLPKPILTKQDDMFVFDGDRPQSVGRVKPYYGNFGINVRAYTYIRTMGAEGLRKVSEYAVLNANYMMRRLQSEFDLPYDQHCKHEFVISGKRQKKLGVRTLDMAKRLLDFGYHPPTIYFPINVDEAFMVEPTETESKETLDEFVDAMIQISNEAKEDPELVQNAPHTTIVSRMDETTAARKPVLRYSKEG; this is encoded by the coding sequence ATGGCTAATCAAGACTTTCCATTAATATTTGAATTGAGTCAAGAGAGCCGTACAGGCTTTAGCTTGCCAGAATTAGATGTGCCAGAGACAAACGTAGAAGAACAGTTGGGAGAAGCGTATATTAGAAAAAATGAACCGGATCTTCCTGAAGTGAGTGAACTGCAAATCATGCGTCACTATACGGCATTGTCTAAGCGAAATCACGGGGTTGATTCTGGATTTTATCCGTTAGGGTCCTGTACCATGAAATACAATCCGAAGATGAACGAGGATGTGGCCAGGCTTGCCGGCTTTAGTCATATCCATCCTTATCAGGCTCCTGAGACGGTCCAAGGAGCTCTAGGCTTAATGTACGATCTGCAAACAACATTAGCTGAAATTACTGGTATGGATACGGTTACATTGCAGCCTGCTGCTGGAGCGCATGGAGAATGGACCGGCTTAATGATGATCCGTGCTTTCCATGAGGGGAACGGTGATTTCCAACGAACGAAAGTAATTGTACCAGATTCAGCTCATGGGACGAATCCTGCCTCAGCTACGGTGGCGGGTTTCGAGGCAGTTACCGTTAAGACGAACGAACGAGGGCTTGTAGACTTAGAGGATTTAAAGCGGGTAGTCGATGAAAAGACAGCAGCCCTTATGCTTACAAACCCGAACACACTCGGCTTGTTCGAAGAAGATATTGAAGAAATGGCTGCAATTATCCATGATGCTGGCGGCAAGCTTTACTATGATGGAGCGAATTTAAATGCGATTATGAGTTATGCCCGGCCTGGAGATATGGGATTTGATGTCGTTCACCTTAATCTTCATAAAACATTTACAGGACCACATGGAGGGGGAGGACCAGGATCAGGCCCGGTCGGTGTGACCGCAGAGTTCGAACCTTTCCTGCCTAAGCCGATTTTAACAAAGCAGGATGATATGTTTGTGTTTGACGGAGACCGCCCGCAATCGGTTGGACGCGTTAAGCCTTACTACGGAAACTTCGGTATTAACGTTCGTGCCTATACGTATATTCGTACGATGGGGGCAGAAGGTTTAAGAAAAGTGAGTGAATATGCCGTACTAAATGCGAACTATATGATGAGAAGACTTCAATCGGAGTTTGACTTACCGTATGATCAGCATTGTAAGCATGAGTTCGTAATATCCGGCAAACGGCAAAAGAAACTTGGAGTACGTACGCTTGATATGGCAAAACGTCTGCTTGACTTTGGATATCATCCGCCAACTATTTATTTTCCAATAAATGTGGATGAGGCGTTTATGGTTGAGCCAACAGAAACGGAGTCTAAAGAAACCCTCGATGAGTTTGTTGATGCGATGATTCAAATCTCAAATGAGGCGAAAGAAGATCCCGAACTGGTTCAAAACGCTCCTCACACCACGATTGTGAGTCGTATGGATGAGACGACAGCAGCTAGAAAGCCTGTTCTTCGTTACAGTAAAGAAGGTTAA